CGGGACGTCGCGGCCGCGGGTGTCCTTTCCGTCCCAAACGATCCGGGTTTCTCCGGCGGACGTCACGTCATGGTAGAGGGTGTCCACCAAGGATCCGCGGGCGTCGAACACGCGGACCGAGAGAACGGCGGCCCGCGACATGGTGATCCGGAGTGTTACTTTTGGGTTGAAGGGATTGGGCGCGGCGGCGATGGCGAGCCGGCTCACCGGGGGCGTGGGAACGCCCGCCCAGCCGATCAGATCCCTCTCGTTCTGCACGGCGGTGATTTGGTCGAGGGCGGCCGCGACCTGGATCAGCCCCCAGCCCATCGCGGTGTCCGGCGACGCGGATTGAGTGGCCGTGGACTTCAACGTCTCGATCAGGTCCATGTTGTTCCAGGAAGGATTCGCCTGCAGAAGAAGCGCCGCCGCCCCCGCCAAGATCGGCGTGGAGCAGGAGGTGCCGTGGCAGTCGCCGTAAGCGTCGTCTTCGTAGGCGCTGGCGGAATAGTCGTAAACACCCTGGGCGACCAGCGTCGGCTTGATTCGGTCGTCGTAAGTCGGTCCGCGGGAGCTGAAAGAGGCGATGATCGTGTCGGACCAGACCGCGCCGACGGTGATCACCGAGTCCGCGTCGGCCGGGGCGGTGACGTAGGTCCAGGAGCCGCTCCCCTCATTCCCCGCGGAGACGCAGACCAGGATCCCGTTCCAGGCGGCCAGGTCGGCGGCGACGGTCGTGGTCGCTGTGTTCCCGTCCATGTCCTCGTAGGCATACCAGTCATTGTACCCGAGGGAGGAAGAGACGAGGTCGGCGCCCATGCTGTCCGCCCACTCGATCCCCTCGACCCACCAGTCCTCCTCGATCGGCTCTTCCTGGCTCATGTCCTCCGTCTTGCCGAGCAGATACTCGGCGTTGTAGGCGGGGCCGATCAGATCGCCCGGCCTGTAACCGGCGATGAGCGAGAGGATCGTGGTGCCGTGGCTGTGCTGGTTGGAGGGATCGCCCGCCTCGGGAGCGGTGTTGCCGTCGTCGTTGATGAAGTCCCTCTCGGCGATCACGTTCACGGAAAGAAGGGACTCATGCGTGCGCTTGAACCCGCTGTCGAGCATGCAGATGCGGACGCCCGAGCCGTCCAATCCCCGGTCGTGCAGCTCCGGCACCTGCATCATCTCGAGCTGGTGGAGCGAGGAGCCGTAGTTTAGATTGTAAAACTGTTTTTCCGTTTTTCCGCGCGGCTTCTCCCGGATCGGACGGTCCGGCCGGGCGGGTTCGCGGGTCCCGGCGCGTACCGGCGTCACGGCGCGCACGAAGGGGAGGGCGGCGATCGATCGGAGCGTCTCGATCGGGGCTTCCACGCTCACCCCGTTCAGGTAGCGGGACAGAGCGCGTTGCCGGGCGCCGGTGGCGAGGACCTGCTCGACGTATGCGCGGATCACCGGGAGGTCGTGGTGGCCGACGAGGAAGCCGCCGCGCTGCGTCTTCTGGCGACGGAGCATCGCCTTGCCGGTCAGGGCGCGCTCGGCGACGGAGAGGGCGCGCCCGAAGGCGCCCGCGTCGGTTATTCCTTTGTCCGTGAAGAAAACCCATGCCTTGAGCGGGGCGTCTCCCCTTTCGGCGGCGAGATCGACCAGCCGCTCCGAGAGCACGGGGTCGCTCTTCGCGACCTCCCGCCACGGCTCGGCGGCGGCGTCCGGAGCGGCGGCGAAAGCGGAGGAGCTGAAAAGCGTCGCCGCGACGAGAATCGATAATAGCGCGCGGTTCATCCTGTCGTCCTTTCTCCGAAGGGACCGGGAGCGGGCTGTCGATCGTGGGTGACAGTTAACACAATAATATCACTATTCTTACGAGGGATCAAGGGCGCCGGGCGTTTGGGGCGGTGGGGGCGGAGAAGAAAGTCTGGCGCGGACACGCTCATAGTCTCCGGGCGTGTCGATGTCGATGAGGACGGCGTCGCTCTCCACGTCGACGGGCCGGACCCAATCCGGATGGTCCCACACGACGCGCCTCCCCGGCGCGCCCGCGGGGAGTTCCAGGAAGAGAGGGAAGAGGGCGCGGTCGACGAGATAGGGGCGGCCCTCCCGCCCGGCGAAGAAGGGGACGAAGATGCGGCGCCTTTCCCGTTCGCCGCGGAAGGCGGCGGCGAGAAGGGCCGTCTCCCGGCCGGTCACGAGGGGATGGTCGACGGGGGAGACCAGTGCGCCGGCGACATTCGCCGGGAGGGAGCGGATCCCCGCTTGGAGGGAGGTGAGCTGCCCCTCGTCGTAGCGCGAATTCTCGACGATCTTCACGCCGGCGCCCGCGGCGGGGGCGACCTCGGCGGCGCGGTGGCCGACCACGACGTGAATCGGACCGAACCCTCCGTCCCGGCAGGCGCGTATCGCCAGACCGAGCACGGTGGAACCGCTCAAGGGGAGGAGCGCCTTCATCCGGCCCATGCGGCTCGATCGGCCGGCGGCGAGGATCACCGCGGCGAGCGGACCGTCGCGGCCGGCGGTTGGGGCTGTTTCGTTCATGAACGCCAGCATAGCACGGCGGGCCGGCGGTCGCCCGCTTCTTGACCGGCCCTCCGCGCGGTGGTAATCTGCCGCCGTTCCGGCGCGCCGCCGCGACCCTTCGTCCCCCAGCGGGAGAACCGCGTTGACAGACCACGCTTATCTTATCCGTAAAGAGACTTTCTCCGCGGCCCATCACTACCGCATGCCGCGCTTCACGCGCGAAGAGGCGGAGCGGATCTACGGCACCGCCGCCGTACACGGCCATAACTACACGCTGGAGACCACCGTCTTCGGCCCCGTCTCGGAACGGACCGGCATGGTGGAGAATCTCACCGTGGTGAAACAGGTGGTGCGCCGCGCGATGGGGGGGCTGAACGAAAAGCTGTTGAACGAAGAGGTGGAGCGTTTCCGGGAGGAGCCGCCCACCCTCGAGAATCTCTGCGCTTATCTGTGGGAGCGGCTCGCCCCTTTTTTCGCGGAGGGGCGCCTGTTCCGGATCAAGCTCGCCGAGGATGAAACCATTTATGCTGAAAAGGAGCGGGGGAGGAGCGAGGTGTTCCTGACGAGGGTCTATCACTTCTGCGCGGCCCACCGGCTGCACGAGCCGGCCCTCTCCGAAGAGGAGAACCGGAGGA
This portion of the Candidatus Eisenbacteria bacterium genome encodes:
- a CDS encoding S8 family serine peptidase, encoding MNRALLSILVAATLFSSSAFAAAPDAAAEPWREVAKSDPVLSERLVDLAAERGDAPLKAWVFFTDKGITDAGAFGRALSVAERALTGKAMLRRQKTQRGGFLVGHHDLPVIRAYVEQVLATGARQRALSRYLNGVSVEAPIETLRSIAALPFVRAVTPVRAGTREPARPDRPIREKPRGKTEKQFYNLNYGSSLHQLEMMQVPELHDRGLDGSGVRICMLDSGFKRTHESLLSVNVIAERDFINDDGNTAPEAGDPSNQHSHGTTILSLIAGYRPGDLIGPAYNAEYLLGKTEDMSQEEPIEEDWWVEGIEWADSMGADLVSSSLGYNDWYAYEDMDGNTATTTVAADLAAWNGILVCVSAGNEGSGSWTYVTAPADADSVITVGAVWSDTIIASFSSRGPTYDDRIKPTLVAQGVYDYSASAYEDDAYGDCHGTSCSTPILAGAAALLLQANPSWNNMDLIETLKSTATQSASPDTAMGWGLIQVAAALDQITAVQNERDLIGWAGVPTPPVSRLAIAAAPNPFNPKVTLRITMSRAAVLSVRVFDARGSLVDTLYHDVTSAGETRIVWDGKDTRGRDVPSGVYFAHAVSEGSRTTEKLNLVR
- a CDS encoding 6-carboxytetrahydropterin synthase, translating into MTDHAYLIRKETFSAAHHYRMPRFTREEAERIYGTAAVHGHNYTLETTVFGPVSERTGMVENLTVVKQVVRRAMGGLNEKLLNEEVERFREEPPTLENLCAYLWERLAPFFAEGRLFRIKLAEDETIYAEKERGRSEVFLTRVYHFCAAHRLHEPALSEEENRRIFGRCNNPNGHGHNYDLEVTVRGVVDPATGTIVNVPEMDALVRERVVDYLDHTHLNLDVPEFRELNPTAENIARAAWERLGGELGGARLHRIRLFESARNIVEYHGPGGGEEG
- a CDS encoding nucleotidyltransferase family protein, whose product is MNETAPTAGRDGPLAAVILAAGRSSRMGRMKALLPLSGSTVLGLAIRACRDGGFGPIHVVVGHRAAEVAPAAGAGVKIVENSRYDEGQLTSLQAGIRSLPANVAGALVSPVDHPLVTGRETALLAAAFRGERERRRIFVPFFAGREGRPYLVDRALFPLFLELPAGAPGRRVVWDHPDWVRPVDVESDAVLIDIDTPGDYERVRARLSSPPPPPQTPGALDPS